In the genome of Cryptococcus deuterogattii R265 chromosome 6, complete sequence, one region contains:
- a CDS encoding 2-oxoisovalerate dehydrogenase E1 component alpha subunit: MRIALQAVTSCSRPPLVASASRRSLITGPPPNIPPIHNTTSASAPLPFPTPLPSFSPPSALDAKPLYVPASQAERQARAGRMSRPLRRGTHESWWSAEMGWFNAVAKTIPTFRVLDEEGHMVKDGHGSQATKEEMLSMYRTMTLIPIVDNVLYQSQRQGRISFYMQCAGEEAAIVGSAAAMLANDEIFGQYRESAALLHRGFKLDALMAQCFGNVDDKGTKGRMMPVHYSSPEHGFHTITSPLATQMPQAAGAAYMLKLDEDRQGDCVICYFGDGAASEGDFHAALGMNSVLGGPCIWFCRNNGFAISTPIIDQYAGDGIASRGPAYGLDTIRVDGNDALAVHAAVCEARKRAVEGKKGVLVEAMTYRVGHHSTSDDSSMYRPIEEVKEWSVVDNPIHRLRSYLVSKKWWSEEEEKELLKKNKAEVLKAFSRAEKLPKPKLGEMFNDVWGVSPGEEVPAVIIEQRAELGRLLKKYSEVWPPWKRELKKFAEQGEDVMDCDGKGS; encoded by the exons ATGAGGATAGCTTTACAAGCCGTGACGAGCTGCAGTCGACCGCCACTTGTTGCCAGTGCTTCAAGAAGGTCATTG ATTACTGGACCTCCGCCCAATATTCCACCAATTCACAATACTACGTCAGCTTCAGCCCCCCTCCCATTTCCAACTCCCCTGCCCTCCTTTTCGCCTCCTTCGGCTCTAGATGCCAAACCGCTTTACGTACCTGCAAGTCAGGCAGAAAGGCAAGCAAGGGCGGGAAGGATGAGTAGACCTCTGAGACGAGGCACTCACGAAAGTTGGTGGTCTGCGGAAATGGGATGGTTCAATGCTGTGGCCAAG ACAATTCCCACATTCCGAGTATTGGACGAAGAGGGTCATATGGTCAAGGATGGTCATGGATCACAG GCaaccaaagaagagatgctTTCCAT GTATCGCACGATGACTCTCATACCAATAGTGGACAATGTCCTTTATCAGTCTCAACGCCAGGGCCGTATTTCCTTTTATATGCAGTGTGCtggtgaagaagctgcTATCGTTGGTAGTGCCGCTGCCATGCTCGCGAACGATGAGATTTTTGGCCAATAT AGAGAGTCTGCCGCTCTCTTGCATAGGGGCTTTAAGCTTGATGCTCTCATGGCGCAATGTTTTGGGAATGTAGACGACAAAGGCACCAAAGGGAGAATGATGCCCGTTCACTATTCTTCCCCTGAGCATGGTTTCCACACTATCACAAGTCCACTCGCCACCCA GATGCCTCAAGCGGCGGGAGCGGCCTATATGTTGAAGCTTGATGAAGATAGACAAGGGGATTGCGTAATATGCTACTTCGGTGACG GTGCGGCCAGTGAAGGAGATTTCCATGCGGCGCTAGGAATGAACTCTGTATTGGGCGGGCCCTGCATCTGGTTCTGCCGTAATAATGG GTTTGCTATTTCAACTCCCATTATTGATCAGTACGCCGGTGATGGAATTGCCTCCCGTGGACCAGCATACGGCCTTGATACAATCCGAGTAGATGGTAATGATGCACTGGCCGTCCACGCTGCAGTCTGTGAGGCTAGAAAGCGAGCGGtagaaggaaagaagggggtGTTGGTAGAGGCTATGACTTACCGAGTAGGGCACCACTCAACAAGCGACGATTCGAGTATGTACAGGCCAATCGAAGAGGTCAAGGAATGGTCGGTTGTGG ACAACCCGATACATAGGCTTCGATCCTACCTAGTTTCCAAGAAATGGTGGtccgaagaggaggaaaaagaacttttgaagaagaacaaggcaGAGGTTTTGAAAGCTTTCAGTAGGGCTGAAAAGCTGCCCAAGCCAAAGCTTGGAGAGATGTTCAATGACGTTTGGGGAGTCTCTCCAGGGGAAGAAGTACCGGCTGTCATT ATAGAGCAAAGGGCAGAACTTGGAAGGCTATTGAAGAAATATTCAGAAGTTTGGCCCccttggaagagagaacTGAAGAAGTTCGCCGAACAAGGGGAAGATGTCATGGACTGTGATGGGAAAGGTTCATAA
- a CDS encoding carboxypeptidase A4 — MRTSPHACALLLCAASAIAAHPRQVPIQLPLSASSPSFETFGPVQRYDDDQVWRVKLAGEDIRRIEEIVDLAEDLELDIWRTTPRSLDIRLNELQKNELKTRLHPDTLFEAFITNVQSLVDFTTLSDYSNLIDSSLEVDASQSLRNGEPLQISRNQRTPKVDPFNLTTLATPFHDSYHTLKDIHKFGDVLVETFNGKEGIEVWGFDVGTTWEGRPIKGWSARLVKDESDPSNGQRRRQGRVVDEDEELRKEIVIISGQHGREWVGPSSALYFLHSLLLTSLSSPSSDAALMLSKFTFTVIPTINPDGFVYSQSHRMWRKNRQPVGHKSCVGIDLNSNWAYKWKKEKKEKPCQEGYRGKAAFEAYETKAVGEWLAKGAERGTRVRAFVDLHSYGQLFMFPFAHSCSEFPVDAEMLMEAGLGVAKAIRTAHGETYETGQACDLTYRAPGDSVDYAYGVTDIRWSYSAELRDTGTYGFMLPKTLIRPTAEEISAGILHLAKFIYVLEIAD; from the exons ATGAGGACATCTCCCCACGCGTGCGCACTCCTCCTGTGCGCAGCGTCTGCCATAGCAGCACATCCACGCCAAGTCCCGATCCAACTTCCACTCTCGgcatcttccccatccttcgAGACTTTTGGCCCTGTACAGAGATATGACGATGACCAGGTGTGGAGAGTCAAGCTAGCTGGCGAAGACATACGGAGGATAGAGGAAATTGTGGATCTTGCCGAA GATCTCGAACTCGACATATGGAGAACAACGCCACGATCCCTGGATATACGTTTAAACGAACTCCAGAAGAACGAGCTTAAAACTCGTTTACACCCCGATACACTGTTTGAAGCTTTTATCACCAATGTTCAGTCACTCGTTGACTTCACAACTCTTTCCGACTACTCAAACCTCATCGATTCCTCTCTTGAAGTTGATGCCAGTCAATCTTTGAGAAATGGAGAGCCTCTACAAATATCAAGAAACCAAAGAACCCCTAAGGTTGATCCTTTTAATCTGACAACGCTTGCAACACCCTTCCATGATTCTTACCATACTCTCAAGGATATTCACAAGTTTGGTGACGTCTTGGTGGAGACTTTtaatgggaaggaaggcaTTGAGGTTTGGGGCTTTGACGTCGGCACGACCTGGGAGGGAAGACCTATCAAAGGATGGAGTGCTCGTCTCGTGAAGGACGAGTCAGATCCCAGTAACGGTCAGCGAAGGAGACAAGGTAGAGTTgtggatgaggacgaggaattACGAAAGGAGATTGTCATCATAAGTGGGCAACATGGGCGTGAG TGGGTTGGACCTTCATCTGCCCTTTACTTTCTACATTCCCTGCTTCTCAcgtctctctcttctccgtcttccGATGCGGCTTTGATGTTGAGCAAGTTTACTTTTACGGTCATCCCTACAATAAATCCAGATGGGTTTGTCTACTCTCAATCTCAtaggatgtggaggaaaAACAGACAACCCGTGGGCCACAAGTCTTGCGTCGGTATCGATTTGAACTCAAATTGGGCGTAcaaatggaaaaaggagaagaaggagaagccTTGCCAAGAAGGATACCGTGGGAAGGCCGCATTTGAAGCCTATGAGACCAAGGCTGTAGGGGAGTGGCTGGCCAAGGGAGCAGAAAGAGGTACGAGGGTCAGGGCATTTGTTGATCTACATAGTTATGGACAGCTTT TCATGTTTCCCTTTGCCCATTCGTGTAGTGAATTTCCCGTCGACGCAGAAATGCTCATGGAGGCCGGTTTGGGAGTTGCCAAAGCAATCAGAACTGCCCATGGAGAAACGTATGAAACAGGCCAAGCATGCGATCTGACATATAG GGCGCCTGGTGACTCGGTTGACTACGCTTACGGAGTCACTGACATCAGGTGGTCATACTCTGCGGAGCTCAGAGATACGGGCACA TACGGGTTTATGCTGCCCAAAACTCTCATCCGACCAACAGCTGAAGAGATTTCAGCAGGTATATTACATCTTGCTAAATTCATCTACGTGCTTGAAATTGCGGATTAA
- a CDS encoding glucoamylase translates to MASRPDMECDLLSCKKGLLPRSVTLQPPASMTEHNDHRYRRVVTKGLFLCLLILSAIVTKVSLGLWAHCLNSQWIHFDHQSDHQSLLLESRILANIGPGIGAKEGLVVASPSRGHGKEPDYYYTWTRDSALTISTLISHLRSDLADIDNATASWEMYSALSDTLKEYLFRDYIESQAEIQIGKNPSGDLKSGGLNEPKFHVNGTPFIGNWGRPQRDGPALRAMTVMIYANFLLDRGFPSDVSYVKQWIYDPRQLKAPGKVLKNDLEEVAHGWSRGGFDLWEEVDGHHLFTLLVSRKALYHGSIFARRLKDVGAADSYLAQAHAITQKLPLFWDSKRGYWLSSLRGRDLELVQIESEFDTTNIYPRREWLDCALPLSIIHAGSHTLQPSHNFSFPFSAIDPNVLSTMHLYIKSFDGLYGINDGKSWLEGWALGRYREDVYDGKGHSQGNPWFICTFSLAHSLYLAYKEFREVGAIVIANQTLSFWEDVVSISPTPPKVGAGDVWIEGRDRRFTEGMKCLKEVAGRFMEVGVQVAMENGGRMSEQIGR, encoded by the exons ATGGCATCAAGACCAGATATGGAATGCGATCTTCTCTCGTGCAAAAAAGGTCTACTGCCCAGAAGTGTGACTTTACAACCACCTGCCTCTATGACTGAGCACAACGATCACAGGTATAGGAGGGTGGTCACCAAGGGGCTGTTTCTCTGCCTTCTCATATTATCTGCGATAGTAACCAAAGTCTCTCTAGGACTTTGGGCCCATTGCTTAAATTCGCAGTGGATACATTTTGATCACCAAAGTGATCACCaaagtcttcttttggAATCTAGAATTTTGGCGAACATAGGACCTGGTATAGGTGCAAAGGAAGGGCTTGTGGTGGCCAGTCCTAGTAGGGGGCATGGGAAAGAGCCCGACTACTAC TATACCTGGACTCGTGATTCCGCTCTAACCATTTCTACATTGATATCTCATTTGAGATCTGATTTAGCCGATATCGACAATGCCACCGCGTCCTGGGAGATGTACAGCGCCCTGTCTGACACACTGAAGGAATATCTCTTTCGGGATTATATCGAAAGTCAAGCAGAGATACAAATAGGCAAAAACCCCTCAGGTGACTTAAAATCAGGTGGCCTCAACGAACCAAAGTTCCATGTCAACGGTACCCCCTTCATAGGAAATTGGGGAAGGCCTCAGAG AGACGGTCCGGCGCTCCGGGCCATGACCGTGATGATCTATGCcaattttcttcttgaccgTGGATTTCCTTCAGACGTCAGCTACGTGAAGCAATGGATCTATGACCCCAGGCAGCTCAAAGCACCGGGAAAAGTCCTTAAGAatgatttggaagaagtaGCTCATGGGTGGTCAAGAGGAGGCTTTGATTTATGGGAAGAGGT TGATGGGCATCACCTATTCACTCTCCTTGTATCCCGTAAAGCCTTGTACCATGGGTCGATATTTGCGAGACGTCTCAAAGACGTTGGCGCAGCGGATTCTTACCTCGCTCAAGCTCACGCAATTACGCAGAAACTTCCACTTTTCTGGGACTCCAAAAGAGGCTATTGGCTCTCAAGTTTGAGGGGTCGCGATCTTGAGCTTGTGCAGATCGAATCTGAATTTGACACGACCAACATATACCCAAGACGAGAATGGCTCGATTGTGCGCTACCTCTGTCTATCATCCATGCTGGTTCCCACACCCTCCAACCAAGTCAcaatttctctttcccgtTCTCTGCAATCGATCCCAATGTCCTTTCGACAATGCATCTCTATATCAAGTCTTTTGATGGACTTTACGGCATTAATGATGGTAAATCTTGGCTAGAGGGATGGGCGTTGGGGCGCTATAGGGAAGACGTATATGACGGTAAGGGCCATAGTCAAGGGAACCCCTGGTTCATTTGCACGTTTTCTCTTGCCCATAGCCTGTACCTCGCCTACAAGGAGTTTCGGGAGGTAGGTGCCATTGTGATTGCCAACCAAACCCTTTCGTTCTGGGAGGATGTTGTTTCGATATCACCTACGCCTCCAAAAGTTGGGGCTGGAGATGTGTGgattgaaggaagagacCGGCGGTTCACGGAGGGGATGAAGTGTTTGAAAGAGGTTGCAGGCAGATTCATGGAAGTTGGCGTGCAAGTGGCAATGGAAAACgggggaaggatgagcGAGCAAATCGGCAGGTAA
- a CDS encoding nucleoside diphosphate kinase has protein sequence MSTTEQTYIMIKPDGVQRGLVGEIIARFEKRGFKLVALKLHTPTKEHLEKHYSDLSDKPFFPRLVEYMMSGPVVCMVWEGLDAVKTGRVMLGATNPLASAPGTIRGDYALQVGMNVCHGSDSVENGQKEIALWFPEGINQYKLSSQAWLYEA, from the exons ATGTCTACCACTGAGCAGACCTACATCATGATCAA GCCTGACGGCGTCCAGCGAGGCCTCGTCGGTGAGATCATCGCCCGATTCGAGAAGCGAGGTTTCAAGCTTGTTGCCCTCAAGCTCCACACTCCTACCAAG GAACACCTCGAGAAGCACTACTCTGACCTCTCCGACaagcccttcttccctcgtcTCGTTGAGTACA TGATGTCCGGCCCTGTTGTCTGCATGGTCTGGGAGGGTCTTGACGCCGTCAAGACTGGCCGAGTCATGCTCGGTGCTACCAACCCTCTTGCCTCTGCCCCTG GCACCATCAGGGGTGACTACGCTCTCCAGGTTGGCATG AATGTCTGCCACGGTTCCGACTCTGTTGAGAACGGtcagaaggagattgcCCTCTGGTTCCC TGAGGGTATCAACCAGTACAAGCTCTCGTCTCAGGCTTGGCTCTACGAGGCTTAA
- a CDS encoding solute carrier family 25 (mitochondrial citrate transporter) member 1 — translation MSSTTSKPFGGGITGDRVSPPPKTTGGKEKVPLSTHLIAGGVAGLAEALVCHPLDTIKVRMQLSKSRKAKGLKPLGFFATGRQIAARETPLGLYKGLGAVVSGIVPKMAIRFASFEMYKGWLSNPDGGISSKATFLAGLGAGATEAVAVVTPMEVVKIRLQAQQHSLADPLDVPRYRNAAHAAYTIVREEGIATLYRGVSLTALRQATNQGVNFTAYQHFKQWAMDFQPQYKESGQLPSWQTMVLGLVSGAMGPFSNAPIDTIKTRIQKASKVEGETALSRMVKVTSEMFRNEGAKAFYKGITPRVLRVAPGQAIVFTVYERMKKIIDVAKGTALGAEFDE, via the exons ATGTCTTCTACAACGTCCAAACCCTTCGGAGGAGGCATTACTGGTGACAGAGTGTCACCTCCTCCCAAGACTACAGGCGGTAAAGAGAAGGTGCCTCTGAGCACGCATCTGATTGCTGGCGGTGTCGCTGGCTTAGCAGAGGCACTTGTATG CCATCCTTTGGATACCATTAAGGTTCGAATGCAATTATCAAAATCAAGAAAAGCGAAGGGA CTCAAACCGTTAGGATTCTTTGCGACAGGAAGACAGATTGCTGCCCGTGAGACACCGTTGGGCCTGTACAAGGGTCTTGGTGCTGTCGTTAGCGGAATCGTACCCAAGATGGCCATTCGTTTCGCTAGTTTTGAGA TGTACAAGGGGTGGTTATCGAATCCCGATGGAGGCATCTCCTCAAAAGCCACATTTTTGGCTGGTCTCGGTGCTGGTGCAACCGAGGCGGTGGCTGTCGTGACGCCCATGGAAGTAGTTAAAATTCGTCTGCAAGCTCAGCAAC ACTCGTTGGCTGATCCCCTCGACGTTCCAAGATACCGCAACGCTGCCCATGCTGCCTATACCATTGTCCGAGAGGAAGGAATCGCTACCCTCTATCGCGGTGTCTCTCTCACCGCCCTCCGACAAGCGACAAATCAAGGAGTGAATTTCACGGCTTACCAGCATTTTAAGCAATGGGCCATGGACTTCCAGCCGCAGTATAAAGAATCAGGTCAACTGCCAAGCTGGCAGACTATGGTTTTAGGTTTGGTTAGTGGTGCCATGGGACCTTTCTCCAACGCTCCAATCGATACTATCAAAAC TCGTATTCAAAAAGCTtcaaaagtggaagggGAGACCGCTTTATCACGGATGGTCAAGGTCACCTCGGAAATGTTCAGGAACGAAGGGGCCAAGGCATTTTACAAGGGTATTACTCCTCGTGTCTTGCGTGTGGCTCCTGGCCAGGCTATTGTATTCACT GTGTATGAGCgcatgaagaagatcatcGATGTTGCAAAAGGAACTGCTTTAGGTGCGGAGTTTGATGAGTAG
- a CDS encoding cytoplasmic protein produces MSPSHRILGLEKLETCRKALLKASPQELQNVRLLSDAVELILSPQEEKLHLKLLELLLVLLRQVTIALSLSPNESVRSLAQDILVPEFQPGKPLILFLLANIDHGLKVQQTRSVEVLAAAAKLAVTISSQGLLVSSASSATQNNNFMVPLFTYIADGDVTNRGDLSVMIALLPYIPPSAIPSKLLDRLLSELHVAHNASVRCHLAADLAIVLGGASLAAPSSNLPSTPEQQKRILLPLLAAFATSQPSSTLLHVSRYLLPRLFGLFPSLLLALLSMLGAPNPVYGAWVAVASIGVSQGLITIEDLPQEDIIVVLESDEPETRLRAFELVSGRKEYTQGVIELIKLSFKRNEALSTAGARSAFSSATYAFFVRLHQYETLARRTLRKLSKQSNTSSTATEATQLRDSLSQTANFHSWFLNFIDDNLWYARRYPVFKVLLALNLLGRYLEVFGDDEGVQGKIYTQRRVENLLACQASEFTEVRSRARKILDDAKISLNGYESLHTSSAQVLLASAFASLDHPRKTQAEAGKAALCILFGKLVHYGTVTESLEFVQNIIAKLEKGVGVIERDLVQIEHHPLHGLLGAIKDVILCLNIETAEAQQTWSPIFRLLMSLVTRIWNATRAVISLAPSGLVSADENGMEGSARPDHEIARAYEVLGGGEDGEEEDGMDHTGLLSGCWRATMTAGELLAAIFTLPLARGGPSQLVWSVQDVNTAGETFLTWLLEIRHRGTFSKLANAFAQLVEAVRPIESLQNLCDDWLTDELKAISSDQHSTTRRSAALPYSLLSIVSNSEVLLEKAMTSLLEFAKVENTSTSNVTKVHALNVLKIVLLDARQAKWFDVWFERSVITALQAFESPDWNVRNVGLILFSTLVHRCLAPPRGGQDYYRSRTTLASRKPYSLFHNKYPLILPFLMEYLTKGSDPDCQARNKHSPLLPILIIVRSLKWSDKNAEMLSNLARAVEPYLGSREYQIRQTAAQALSSAISPSEALKRVLSIENYLSLSPEMINATHGYVCLLRQLISNFIEWETVDAESLDRIDNMLLRLVKEYIPETHPTITADIIGCVESYLTSTGVDKGPLVTEITCRAQKYMNRPSAAFVPAEEFRLVACTAVLSTHAASPSTIQSLLGSSSNEASNIFVLEHLWHLQESYSPELLDRVLSLGVKGKAGEGVQLKALNVLSEITWQSMDCDILAEWKEKGGRFETVCKALDRIVLNSKCVPIREAALVALGWALHHALTDSPGENKRVILMYERLAQYVLRVSHEDESQPARFAAYKALNHLTTHLIHLPHSSFHQTLIRLAQDDDEEIRHGAAGIIVGMLGGEKGVVQQRAVEMWYNWATHFLSSFDRNSDELGQWLTWISDLAENHEGYEHDIKTLKGGVDSEVLFEVEPSNIFRDPLVDVFYASKLLSNLRFAGLLDDRLSHRVPEHLELDSVVEGLCVSPIDDAWEARRSLVRRQEFQRMIISKEGDWQESR; encoded by the exons atGTCGCCTTCCCACCGCATCCTGGGGCTGGAGAAGCTTGAAACTTGCCGTAAAGCGCTCTTGAAAGCTAGTCCCCAGGAACTTCAAAACGT GCGATTACTATCAGATGCCGTAGAACTTATTTTGAGTcctcaagaagaaaagttaCACCTCAAATTGTTGGAGTTgctccttgtccttttaCGTCAGGTTACTATAGCACTCTCCCTATCGCCCAACGAGTCAGTTCGCTCATTGGCACAGGACATATTAGTGCCTGAGTTTCAACCTGGAAAGCCGCTCATATTGTTCCTCTTGGCGAATATCGATCATGGACTCAAAGTTCAACAGACACGTTCTGTCGAAGTGCTTGCAGCTGCAGCTAAATTGGCGGTCACCATATCGTCCCAAGGTTTACTGGTGTCATCAGCCTCATCTGCGACACAAAATAACAATTTCATGGTCCCATTGTTCACATATATTGCAGATGGAGACGTCACAAATCGTGGTGACTTGTCGGTTATGATTGCTCTACTTCCATACATCCCGCCTAGCGCAATTCCTTCCAAGTTACTCGATAGACTCTTAAGCGAGTTACATGTGGCTCACAACGCCAGCGTACGTTGCCATTTGGCCGCCGATCTTGCGATAGTTCTTGGTGGTGCATCTCTAGCGGccccctcttccaatctACCATCTACTCCTGAACAACAGAAGCGTATTCTGTTGCCATTGCTTGCCGCCTTTGCAACTTCCCAACCGTCGTCCACTTTACTTCATGTGTCTCGCTATCTATTGCCACGCCTTTTCggtctttttccttctttacttCTAGCCCTTTTATCCATGCTAGGCGCACCGAATCCTGTATACGGCGCATGGGTTGCTGTTGCCTCGATTGGTGTGTCACAGGGATTAATCACCATAGAGGATCTACCGCAAGAAGACATCATAGTTGTCTTAGAAAGTGACGAGCCTGAAACACGACTAAGGGCATTTGAGCTTGTGAGCGGGCGAAAAGAGTATACACAGGGCGTTATCGAATTGATCAAATTAAGTTTTAAGCGTAATGAGGCTCTCTCAACTGCCGG TGCTCGTTCTGCTTTCTCCTCAGCCACCTACGCTTTTTTCGTCCGTCTTCATCAGTATGAGACCCTGGCGCGTCGTACCCTGCGCAAATTATCTAAACAATCAAATACTTCTTCCACGGCCACTGAGGCCACACAACTGCGAGATTCGCTCTCTCAAACAGCGAATTTTCACTCTTGGTTCCTTAATTTCATCGATGATAATCTGTGGTACGCACGAAGATATCCTGTCTTCAAGGTGCTATTGGCGCTAAATTTGCTGGGAAGATACTTGGAGGTgtttggtgatgatgagggggTACAAGGCAAGATCTATACAcaaagaagagtggaaaaTCTGCTTGCTTGTCAAGCAAGCGAGTTCACAGAGGTGCGATCCAGAGCGCGCAAAAT CCTGGATGACGCTAAAATTTCGCTGAATGGTTACGAATCACTCCATACATCATCGGCACAGGTTTTACTTGCCTCTGCTTTTGCATCGTTGGATCATCCTCGAAAGACTCAAGCCGAGGCAGGTAAAGCTGCTCTTTGCATTCTCTTTGGGAAACTTGTCCACTATGGCACAGTAACAGAGTCTTTGGAGTTTGTGCAAAATATAATTGcgaagctggagaagggagtTGGGGTCATCGAACGAGATCTAGTGCAAATAGAacaccatcctcttcatggTTTACTCGGAGCCATCAA GGACGTCATCCTATGTCTGAACATCGAGACAGCCGAAGCACAGCAAACTTGGTCTCCGATTTTCCGTCTACTTATGTCTCTTGTTACTCGTATCTGGAACGCAACTCGTGCTGTTATTTCCCTGGCGCCCTCCGGACTCGTGTCTGCGGATGAAAACGGTATGGAAGGTAGTGCCAGACCTGATCACGAGATAGCCAGGGCCTATGAGGTGCTCGGCGGAGGggaagacggagaagaagaggatggaatggACCATACAGGACTGTTGTCTGGCTGTTGGCGAGCAACGATGACAGCTGG GGAGCTCCTAGCGGCGATTTTCACTTTACCCCTTGCACGAGGCGGCCCTTCTCAGCTAGTTTGGTCGGTTCAGGACGTCAACACGGCTGGCGAAACGTTCCTCACTTGGTTGCTTGAGATTCGACACCGCGGTACCTTCTCAAAGCTCGCCAATGCCTTTGCTCAGCTGGTAGAGGCAGTCCGGCCGATTGAAAGCCTGCAGAATCTATGCGATGACTGGTTAACGGATGAGCTGAAAGCAATTTCTTCCGACCAGCATTCAACCACCAGGCGATCGGCTGCTCTACCGTATAGCTTATTGTCAATCGTATCTAATTCTGAGGTACTACTTGAAAAGGCAATGACGTCGCTCCTTGAGTTCGCCAAAGTTGAAAATACATCGACATCAAATGTCACCAAAGTTCACGCGCTCAATGTGCTCAAAATCGTATTGCTCGATGCCAGACAAGCTAAGTGGTTTGACGTGTGGTTTGAGCGAAGTGTGATCACTGCTCTTCAGGCCTTTGAATCGCCAGA CTGGAATGTTCGAAATGTTGGTCTTattctcttttccacccTCGTCCACCGTTGCCTCGCCCCTCCCCGCGGCGGTCAAGATTACTATCGCTCCCGAACAACACTTGCCTCGCGCAAGCCTTattccctcttccataACAAATATCCTCTCATCCTACCATTCCTCATGGAATACCTCACCAAGGGTTCAGATCCTGATTGCCAGGCTCGCAACAAACATTCACCTTTGCTTCCCATCTTGATCATTGTCAGAAGTCTCAAATGGTCAGACAAAAACGCAGAGATGCTTTCTAACTTGGCACGAGCTGTAGAGCCTTACTTGGGAAGTAGGGAATATCAG ATCAGACAAACAGCTGCCCAAGCTCTATCCTCGGCAATTTCTCCGTCTGAGGCCCTTAAACGTGTCCTCTCGATAGAAAATTATCTTTCTCTATCTCCAGAGATGATCAACGCTACGCATGGTTACGTCTGTCTCCTCCGACAGCTCATCAGCAACTTCATTGAATGGGAAACTGTCGACGCTGAATCATTGGATAGAATCGACAACATGTTGCTTCGTCTCGTAAAAGAGTACATCCCTGAAACTCATCCCACTATCACCGCCGATATTATCGGTTGTGTAGAGTCGTACCTGACGTCCACTGGTGTGGACAAGGGACCACTCGTCACCGAGATAACTTGCCGCGCTCAAAAGTATATGAATCGACCGAGTGCCGCATTTGTGCCTGCGGAGGAGTTCCGTCTTGTGGCTTGTACCGCTGTCCTCTCAACCCATGCTGCGTCGCCATCGACTATCCAATCTCTTTTAggttcttcatccaatGAGGCTTCAAATATCTTTGTTCTTGAACATCTCTGGCATCTTCAAGAATCCTACTCACCAGAATTACTGGATCGTGTTTTATCGTTAGGGGtgaaaggaaaagcaggTGAAGGCGTTCAGTTAAAGGCCTTGAATGTGCTTTCAGAGATCACATGGCAATCAATGGACTGTGACATTCTGGcggaatggaaggagaagggtggcCGTTTTGAGACAGTTTGCAAGGCGTTGGACAGGATTGTGCTAAACTCAAAATGTGTACCGATCAGGGAAGCCGCGTTGGTGGCACTGGGTTGGGCTCTCCATCAT GCACTTACCGACTCGCCAGGAGAAAATAAAAGGGTGATCTTAATGTATGAAAGGTTGGCCCAATATGTCCTTCGTGTTTCCCACGAAGATGAG TCCCAACCAGCTCGCTTCGCCGCCTACAAAGCCTTGAATCACCTTACTACCCATCTCATTCATTTACCTCATTCGTCATTCCATCAGACCCTTATACGCTTGGcccaagatgatgatgaagaaattCGCCATGGCGCAGCTGGGATAATTGTCGGTATGCTCGGCGGCGAAAAAGGTGTAGTGCAGCAAAGGGCTGTTGAAATGTGGTACAACTGGGCCACTCATTTTTTGTCGAGCTTTGACAGAAATAGTGATGAACTTGGACAGTGGTTGACTTGGATTTCGGATCTGGCGGAGAATCATGAAGGCTACG AGCACGATATCAAAACTCTGAAAGGCGGCGTCGATTCGGAAGTGCTATTTGAAGTTGAGCCGTCCAACATCTTCCGTGATCCTCTCGTGGATGTCTTCTACGCATCCAAATTGCTATCCAATCTTAGATTTGCTGGACTCCTCGATGATCGTTTGTCACATCGTGTCCCTGAGCACTTGGAATTAGATAGTGTCGTGGAAGGACTGTGTGTTAGTCCAATAGACGATGCGTGGGAAGCTCGGAGAAGCCTTGTGCGAAGACAAGAATTCCAGAGGATGATTATCTCAAAGGAAGGCGATTGGCAGGAATCCCgatga